The following are encoded in a window of Panicum virgatum strain AP13 chromosome 5N, P.virgatum_v5, whole genome shotgun sequence genomic DNA:
- the LOC120674874 gene encoding uncharacterized protein LOC120674874, producing MSKALGCGQLQTGTGLNQEQSVQRPGDTRWSSHYKSRKSIVDMFSTIMKVLEIVEKDKDWKIRDQASNLREYFQSFDSIFYLHLMLTILGITNTLCLALQRKDKDIVNAINCVRATRCQLDELRREKWEKLIDDVYEFCEKNDIAKLKMEDEYIDPKKRRHKSGITNKHYYQVDCFNDIIDWVLQELNSCFNETSSQLLVCSASFSSRDSFCDFNVDKLLSLAKLYPHDFDSGNLRDLSNELGLYIFDVRNDDRFSNIQTIAELSQKMVETRKHDRYPLVYRLLKLVLVLPVATATVERIFSGMKIVKTNLRNRISDQFMSDYLICFVEKEEMMKVTNESVIRRFMKMQECRFDDN from the coding sequence ATGAGTAAGGCACTTGGGTGTGGGCAACTTCAAACTGGTACAGGGTTAAATCAAGAGCAAAGTGTTCAAAGACCTGGAGATACTCGTTGGAGTTCTCATTATAAATCTCGGAAGAGTATAGTTGACATGTTTTCTACAATAATGAAGGTACTAGAAATTGTGGAAAAGGATAAGGACTGGAAAATTAGAGATCAAGCATCAAATCTTCGGGAGTATTTCCAGTCTTTTGACTCCATTTTCTATTTGCATCTCATGTTGACTATATTAGGAATCACAAATACCTTGTGCTTAGCACTGCAGCGCAAGGATAAAGATATAGTGAATGCTATTAACTGTGTGAGAGCCACTAGATGCCAATTAGATGAGCTTAGAAGAGAAAAGTGGGAAAAACTAATAGATGATGTGTATGAATTTTGTGAGAAGAATGATATTGCCAAATTGAAAATGGAAGATGAATATATTGATCCAAAGAAGAGGAGGCACAAATCTGGAATCACAAACAAGCATTACTATCAAGTAGATTGTTTCAATGATATTATTGATTGGGTACTCCAAGAGCTTAACAGCTGCTTCAACGAGACAAGCTCTCAATTGCTTGTATGCTCGGCCTCTTTTAGTTCAAGAGACTCGTTTTGTGATTTTAATGTGGACAAGTTGTTGAGCCTAGCAAAGCTTTATCCACATGATTTTGATTCTGGAAATCTGAGGGACCTTAGCAATGAACTTGGCCTCTACATATTTGATGTGAGAAATGATGATAGATTCTCCAACATACAAACTATTGCCGAGCTTTCTCAGAAAATGGTGGAGACTAGAAAACATGATCGTTACCCACTAGTTTATCGACTTCTGAAGCTTGTACTAGTACTGCCAGTTGCTACTGCTACAGTTGAGAGGATTTTCTCTGGCATGAAGATTGTGAAAACAAATTTGCGCAACCGCATCAGTGATCAATTTATGAGCGATTATCTTATTTGCTTTGTGGAGAAAGAAGAAATGATGAAAGTCACGAATGAGTCAGTGATTCGTCGCTTcatgaaaatgcaagaatgcAGATTTGATGATAATTAA